The sequence aAAAAGACACGTGTAAGCCTACGTCTGTTGGTTGAAAGGCAGAGGCAGACAGgtgaaaagagagatggagtaAGAGCGAGACATGTCGCAGCACCCTCAGGACGTCTCCTCTTTCTGAGCAGCTGTTGTCTGAGAGCTGGAGGCAGCACTGCGGCGCCCTGTCAACTCCTTCTCCCACAGAAGCACCCGTGCATGCAAAGCAGGTTCATGCTGCCCTCTCTCCTTGGCCACACTTTTCCGCCCCTTTTTGTCTGGGAATATATAACCAACACCTCCTcgttttctccccctctctcaccgGAGCGGAGTCTTCATTCAAATCAATTTCAAGCCATCCGACGCCGTGCGCTCAGTAACAGTGACAACGCACACGAAAAGCAACACACATGCAAGTGAGACAATTTTATGGGAAAAAATGTATTGTGGTTGTGTTTCAAGCCAGATTGATTGTGTACTAGATGCATTCAAATGGAAAATATTTGAACACATTCTGATGGAGTCGACCTGCTTTTAACGGAAAGATGCTCCTCTGTCAGCAGAGGCCCTACAAATATTTAAAGcgtcattatttttaattgatgtGTTGCTCATATTCTAAGTGGCATAGTTTCAACAAAACAGACCAAATCTACATTTACAATATGTCATGAAGAATATGATCTTCGACCTTCTGCATGGTTGTTTGTGCTTGAACATATTAAAaactgttaatagttgttttattGCGTCCGTCTTGTAAAGGGGCCCTGATTCAAAACACAAGACTTTAtttaagtgtatatatatttaatatatatagaatatacattggTGATTGGTGTCTGAGTTTCTGACAGCGTGATGAGGAGGTGGAACAATAGAACAAATTATTACCATCCTTAACTCGCTATATAGTGCAAAGTCAAATGTTATGACCGGTTTGCATTTTGGGACAATTTGGCACAGAGATCATAAAGAGCGCCCACAAGTACATGATTTGAGTCATAATGGGGCATTCTGATTTCCCAGTAGACTGTTTATAAGCTTATTATTACATTTCTCAACATTCGTTGGGCGTGAATACAGTATTGTACAGGATCATAATGCACACATACATCTGACTTtaagataaatgtaaacaaatggagATTGATGggaagttgttttttcttcctgcagTTTTCGTTGCTGTTGTCCTGCCCGTGCCTGTTGATTCTCTCTGAGCAGTGCCAGCCGATTGCTCGTGACTGGAGGACGCAACCGTTACAGACGGTGGAGCTCGACAGCTTTGGAAACAGCTGCAAAGTGGGACAGGTTGGTGGCAATTTAATAAAGACCTACACAATGGTGGTGAAAAGACATGACAATAAGTGTGATTaaacaacacattcaacacaatGAATGTAAAGAGAGTCAAGTGATGGAGAGTAAACCATTTGAAATAAAGGCTCTTAaatgcactctcacacacacacacatgcacacacaccatatGTTGTGTATTGGTGCTCTGATGAAAACAAAACTGACACAAAGGATAACTGACCTTTCTTTCCAGGCAGAAGCTGGTGTTAAGTTGCGTCGTTGACCAAATGCTACCACTACGTGGTGTTCTTTAGTACTGCATAgttttaacaataataacaccTTTGTTATGTTATTTAGTTGTTGTGTTATGTGGATGAACAACTTTCTTTCTAAGTTTGAAAATCATAACCAAGACCGCAGTCATCAAACTTTGATCATTTATGGAAACTTTCCAGACACAAGACAGTGTTCTGGACACATTTTCACAATGACACAATCAAGCTAGAGCagaaatggacaaaaaaaacattttggattCACCCATTCACAAATTCTGACATAGCTCTTCAAGATTATAACTAACTGGATTagtattttatgtttgtttgatttctgACATTTGAGAAACATTGGGGCAAGACATGTGGTTAATGAGACTTATGTGTCTCAAAACAGAGAAAGCTGCTGCTAACTGCTGAGTCCTCATTTAGCCCCAATAACAAGTGAGCTGAAATACAACACCGCTGATGGTTTAAACCAACAGCAACAATGTTCTGCTTCAGGCTTTATCTTGTCAAGAGCTGATATTAAAACGTGTGTAGTGGAATAAATATCTGGGCAGTCTGTTGGAGGAAGATTTGGGTCGATGCTAATTGTCAAGTTTAGCCCAAGAAGTTTTAGTTTGACACTCTGGCGACACATGCTGGACACTTCTGTCATTTAGAGTCAAGGTTTAATTCTTGACATGGAAGTTCAATCTCAAGGACCATTTCGTATCTTGAAGGCCATCCTTTTAAGACAATATGGATGAAAAAGGTTCTTGAAGTGCTCAGCAAAATAttatatgaatacatacatatgcTATGACCATATACCTATCAAAATTAGGGTTGTCCTTCACCAAAGAAATTATAATTTGACTAACAGTCATATACAATTCTGTCGACGAATTGATTAGTTTAATTAATCGACAGATCTATAGAACTGAGTTTCTCTgcaaagaatcacacaaaagaaCCACTTTAAATTTTGTTTTTATCCAAAATGTGCACATTAGTTTCGAGGAAATAAGTCATTCACCAtgaaaaaagcataaaaaacgATCTTAGTTGACTAAGATTAAAAATCACGGATATGTCAACTAATCAACATGGAACAGGAAGTACATCTCGGTCCAGTTGGTTTACTGATGGTGTCTCTGTTGGAAGTCACTTTAGATcctaaaatattgtattttccataataataatttatgaAGAATTCTTGAAAtatccaacatttaaaaataatattttgtgggtgtttgtgtgttttgattcaACACAATTTCGCTGCAAAATAAGAGTTCAAAACAGGGTGGATTACATGGATTACAAGTTGGGCTGCTCAGAATTCATTGTGAGACCAACGTCAAtatattgaaaaacaaaacaatatctcTCATCTTTCAGCCGCTGGCGCCTGTATGTTGATATCTGAGAGCTGCGCGTGTGCCTTATACTCTCCATCTTCCCCGGCCGGTCcagtacaaacaaacacagtcaGTGGTTGCGAGCCTCTGAATTAATAAACGAGTCGCTGTCAATAATTCAAACGGCAGCCTGTTGTCCCTAAATGTGTGTCGTCATCAGGACGTTATTCGCGGAAGTAGCCGGCAGAGGATGCGACCTGCCAGCGCGCAGGAGGGAAAGAAGTGAGAGCTGCGGACCTGATGCGCTGAGATCCGTTTCAATAACAACACTTTCGGTCCGTTTCTCACGCGTCTCCGGTCCCGTTAACACCGGACCGGTGGAAGGTCTTATTTCGAGGTATGGGAGCGCTGCAGTCCCTACCGGGTCACCCAGAGTACGTTGATCTGGCGGAGAAGACGGGCTGTGAGTAGCCATCGTTACTGTTTACATTGGCGTTTATGAGACATGTCGGACGTGTGTGAACACGAGCGCACTGCACCGGAAACACGGTTTTTTAATTCAGTGTCACTTAAATCTGAAGTCTTATCTTAAAGGGGAAACCCAACACTTTGGACATCCGTGTTATTGATTTGGTTTCCTCTATAATTACACACATCTAAGGAAAGCCGGGTTGTGTGGTGCACAGGCAGCATAATGAATAATTTACATTGTAGATTAATGGAAGTGAAACTATACAGAGGAAGGCGTATTTAATAATAGACCAGACACTGTATTGAAAGCGTTGACCCTTTAAGAGGGTTGCTCTCTGCAACATTGCCTACTTTAATTAACATGTAGGTGTGGAGGCCTAGGTGCAGGTGACAGACAATAGAAAACCAGTTTTACATAGATTATGAATGTCCAAATATGCGGCCTTGATAGCTTCAAACGTGTGAGAGAATCAGATTAGCAACCAACTAACTTATTTAGATGTCAACATTGTTACTGTAATGAGTTTGAAGAGTTTCCCGTCTCCCTGTTTTTGGAGGCCTTACACTATTTATGTACGCACAAGATAGTAACAATAGATTCCTCTTCTCTGTTTTCAGTTTCTTTTGAGCAGATTGGAATCCTCCATAACAGATTCAAGCAGTTGAGCCACAACGAAGAAACTCTGCTGTATGTATGATTTTTCAAATACTGTGTAATGTGAATTTTTCAATGGAACCTTCAGGTTTctcttttgttattattttgtctaATTCTTCAATCGAAGTGGCCCGGCAGCTCACTGAATTTCTTGAGAAGTGCAAACCTGCCTAGCAGGCTTTACATCTTAATGTAATAGCTTGAAACGTGTAGCCAGAATGATAATATCCACCATAAGCCACTCCTTAAAATCCTCTTTACACCCTCAGGAGAGAAAACTTCAGCAAAATCCCTGATCTTGAATGCAATCCCATCCGTTCTCAAATCATAGAGGCCTTCTTTGACAGAAGGTACAGTGGTGATGGACTGAAAGTTGCCTGAACTTGTCATATGGGGCGAGATAACACAATAATCTGCATCCTGTTCCTGTCACAACTGCACTGCACCTGTcccttttctatttctttaGAAACTTTCGTCAGAATGGCGAGGGTACTGTCGAGGAGATCGGCTTCGAGGAGTTTCTGGTGACCATGTCCCATTTCAGGCCCCCGACGCTGAACATGTCGGAGCATCAGCGTGAGGGCGTCAGGAGGGATAAACTGAGATGTAGCGTCTTCAAATCACACGATCACATGCTTGATATTATCTGTCGATTGACACGCAGCTGTTAAACTGATTcgccgtgttttttttctctgcagttTTATTCAACATGCATGACACGGACAACGATGGGACGATAACCCTGGAGGAATACAGACACGTAAGCCTCTGCTTACTTCTGTTGAGCAAATATCTTTACTCGTCACATAACCAGTGAAGATTACAGCAACCTCCGAGGAAATCAGCACGAGTCCATCATGTGGGTTTTTAACTGTTAGCTGAGACTGTTTGTTATCAGGATCATTTGAACTTCTCGACTGGATTTTGAAGGTTATTCAAAATGCAGATTCTGTATATATGGAAGTTATCTACTAACATCTTCTTCCCTCAAGCCTCTTCAGGTAAGGGATTTTATTCTTGTAGCCACTGTcgtaatattaatgtatttcCACTTGTTCACACCTGTCcaggtggtggaggagctgcTATCTCTCAGCGAGGCAATGGAGAAGGACACGGCCAAAAGCATAGCTGATGCCGCCATGTTGGAAGTGGCCAGTATCTCAATGGGTCACATGGTATGTGAGCTGAGCTCAAGATGACATAAAGTTTGAGTCATTGTTCTTCTGTAACTTCACTTTTTCACACGCAGGAACCTGATGAGTTCTATGAGGGAATCACATTTGAGCATTTCCTCAAGGTTGGTACACAGAATATACACTATTCTATGTGTTTGACAAAACTACTTTCTTAGTTAATTACTACCCTAGTTTGAAAGTGCATTTGtgagtttgtcatttttttgtttttgcaaattcaaataaaaagtcAACCTTTCCACATTAAAGGATGATGACGTTATCagcaatatacattttaaacaatgtaaaactcttttctttttgcagttgCTGAATGGCTTTGAGATTGAATCGAGAATGTACGTTCGCTTTTTGAACATGGACACAACAACCTTGTGTAAGTGAGGCTGGTACAATAAACTATGCAGTGACTCTGGGAAAACTCTGAAGACGCATGATTATAGTTTCACTATCTGTTGTTTCCAGTTTGTCGCTTGCACTGAATAATATGCCTTATTCATGTTTGAATAACTAtgcaaatgaaaacatgtaTACTGTAGATGTAGTAGAATTAGCTTATTTGATGGGACGCAATAATATGAGATAACCAGTCAAATAACAATATGCGTGTTAGTAGTTGGACAAAGCAATAGTCAAATATCCATGTCTTCGGTAGCAGACAATGCATGCAGATATTGATACTTGTAGAACCTTTACAAATTTCAATGCCATAAATCAATAATGTTTAATTATCAGGGATATAAAGGTTTATCTTACAATATATCTAGATGGCTGTAATAATAGCAGTACATTTGATATGCCTTTTattcaaattacaaaaatgacAATTGGTGCATGCTCTGCACACTACATTTGCATAATGAAGCCGGATGAAACTGATCTGACTTCAGTTCCTGGTGTGTCGTTTTgataaaaaggaaatgagagtgctgtcatgcaaaaaaaaagctgtatCTTATCAGTCTTCCTTCAGAAGAACTGATAAGATACTTCCTAAGAAAGATTGGTGAGGTGAATCAGTCAACCCTTATACTGCTCATACTACTGTCACAAATACTTTATCCTCATCATTACCGGTTTATTCTGTTAAATGTATACtaacactttatttttcaatattgTATTGAATAATGATAGATGGTCTAGAATGTCCAAAGAGGCCCATCAACACTTCTGACGCACTTCATTCTTCTATTCAGTCATGGGTGTATGCTGCCCCCTACAGGTCAAAACATGTAGAGGATGTTAAATGATAATGAACCTGCTGCACCTGATTCATGGAGATATTTACACTTAATTTCTATAGTTATTTTCTTAGTACTTcatataatgaaaataatgtgtAATGCAGTGCTTTTACACATGGTACATGCTTGGTTATTGTTTTGCAGGTGCACCAcaccttgtaggtgtaaacctacttggctattaaaagattctgattctgattcattAATTGAAAGATTTGATGTGTTGCTTTTACAGTCTGTGTCATTGTATCGTTCaggcttttactttgtaaagCTGTCCATATTTtgcaataaaatacaacatatgTGGAATGGTGGTTTGGTTCCCTACATGTGTCCGTTGGTGGAGAGTCACATTGTATATCATTCAGCTTTTCAGTTCAGCATATTTCTGTATGTAGAAAGATGTTGCTGCACATGTGCAACAGGATCCATCATATAACAGCAGGTTAATAAGTATGTTTAAGAGGATTTAAAACGTTTAGCACACCAATTCATAGAGACTGTCATGGCTAAATTATCAATGGTTTGAAATAATGTTAATTTGGAAAAATTGATAGTTCCCAAAGATAATTCTATGTCCTCTATAGACTTTGAACCTCACCTTTTTTTCTGTGCACTTTCTTGCAGAAAGTTCTGCAAGCAAACTTTTGTTCTCCTTCAAATTTCTTTATTGGAGAAATCATCAATTACATTGTGTGACAATATGACAACATATTGAATATTTGGGCATCAAACTgagatatacattttaaaaaacgggCATGACTCCATTTTTACTAGGCTGATACATTTTTATCCTTATATCATATTGTAATTATAGACTCATCATCCATGCAATGAGTGGTGAAGTGTCAATTTGTTGTTAGCCAATCAGTGGCTCCTGAGTTAGCCTGGTGACGGGACCAAAGCAGAGATTAAGAAACAGACTGAATGGTTGAAATACTGAGATGTTAAACTCTGAATGCAGGTTTTGTGCAATCTGTTAATTTACCGTTGGTCATCAAACACCACAGCTCAGACTTTACATCAGTCTGTGACCTCTTGGAGTCGTTTTCATACAGTAATTCTACCAAACTGTGGACTGAATTAGAAGTATTTATATTCGtatataatattttcttttagagGTTTTATTCACCTGGCTTTGTAATAGAGGTGTGTTGTTGCATTCAATCATTGTGGTATAGTTTCCAAGTATGACTACATGGGAGTTTTAAGATCACAATACCATAAACTAACTTAGTCTCTGCACTCTAGTCTACTTTAGACATattctaatataatatataagtaaCCCTCAAAAGTTTTACCTCTCATGCGAACAGATTATCATGTGTAACATTTAAAGGATAATCAAAGTAAATCCGTTAACAAAAGTGGAACTGAGTGTGTGGACTGCACTAGTGTTTAATCTCGTTTCAATCGGATCAccatacaaaagaaaacaacatatatTTGTGACCTTGGAATCAGTCGTTTATTGCATTGCAGTTGTGGAGAAGTCCACACATTTCACTAGTGCTTTAAATTGATGACAGGTGGGCCTGCGGTTACAGACACTACAccaggtcctgggttcaatctcCAGACCTGTCCAGTTCTGTTGGGGTTTGCACAATAATCTCTGTGTTGCTGTTGAAATGGTGCAGGTTATCTGGTGTTATTCCACTTCAGGTGAAATCAGAGTGTTTTACAGGGAGGTCTAAGGCGTTTGCATATCCCAAATACTATACCTGCTGTGGTATACGTCATAGCTTTCTGTGGTGTTTTAAAGCATTGAGTAGGTAGTTCAAATAACTGAGTGAATGATTGTTGCCCTGAGGTACCCTCTGTGTTTAAATAAAGCAGAGTTATAACAGGGAACTTGATTCATGACCCAGAGTGAATCCCTCATCTACTTCCATTTCCTGAGAACTTGTGATCTGAGGAAAGTTCAGTGAAGTATTATTTCATTCCAACTAAATTATTTGGTATccatgtcatatatatatatacctatatgtgtgtgtatatatagatgaaACGTTTGTGTGCAGTGTCTGTTAttcatctatttaaaaaaagggggtttCTGCAGAATTCTTAACTTCTCCTGTTTTCCCCATCGCACCCTTCACACACTTGTGTCTCCATCTATATGAGGAGGCAAGTTATCTGAGCCACACACTCCCACACCTTGTGACTGGCCAGACAGCCCGCCAGTTTCATGAAATCTTTCCTATCTGATACTGCCTTGTGTTAAACACATGCGTCATTCTGAGCTGATATCACACAGTCAGCGTCTCAGCAGGTTCCTGATTTTCTTTTAACCCATCTTGATGGACTTATTCTGCACATGATCCAGCCAGCCCAAATAACACTATTTTTTTCTTAAGTgcagaaacaaatatatattgtttttcaaATTGAGTCCAGCAATGAAATCAGCATGAAAATcagttgttgatgttttgtccttttttcagAAAGTCCTGTGTTGCTATGTTGTACATTTGTGATGCAACCACTCTAAAAAATGAAGACTAAGATCATGAAGAAGTACAGTTGCAAAATATcttttaataatgataataatacaccTGTGAAGTAGAACCTTACACAacatataatacaaattaaatacacaTAACACACTCCTGATCTTTTCACAGCTTTCCTCTTATtggaaacaagaaaataaatataatagttaaattataaaattataattattaaatacCATAAATAGGCCAAATTACATTGATGTACCAGCCACCTTCATACTCACTTATCTTTTAAAGTCTTTAATTGTGTTGTTGAAAACTGACTGTCTTTAGGCCAGCCTCAGGTCATCCTCAGAagagtgtgtatatttgtatccTCCTGCAAACTTTGCTTTTTAGAGTCCTCAGTTCTCGAGGAACGTTTGACAGCAACTCCTTGAAGGTCTTCAGGACCACACAGCCGTAGACCTTCTGCTGGAAGACGTTCTGAGATGGGGGTAGTGTTGTCGGCCCCCCTGCTGGCTCTGGCACTGGCAGGTTCGGGAAGAGGCTCCGATAGAAGCTGGTTATGAGGTCAGCCAGGTTCCTGCTGCTCGCGTTGAGATGGCTGAGCTCTCTCAGCAGCGGGCTCGTGGTTGACTGTAAGTCCGTCTGCTGCTCGTACACCCGTTTGAAATGCGGGAAGAAGTCTTGGAGATGTGTGTAGATGCTCAAGAGCCTCTCCGAGGGCTCCAGGCCGGAGATGTTGGGGTCAGGGACGTTGTTAACTGACGCCTTG is a genomic window of Cyclopterus lumpus isolate fCycLum1 chromosome 12, fCycLum1.pri, whole genome shotgun sequence containing:
- the m17 gene encoding IL-6 subfamily cytokine M17; translation: MNGHVKSMRFQQFMEPATTLLSLLLVMAVDSTRIVAASRNQQCGNSLQQTLKLTRLVQRESVNLIKTYKASQGEMAEHLCKASVNNVPDPNISGLEPSERLLSIYTHLQDFFPHFKRVYEQQTDLQSTTSPLLRELSHLNASSRNLADLITSFYRSLFPNLPVPEPAGGPTTLPPSQNVFQQKVYGCVVLKTFKELLSNVPRELRTLKSKVCRRIQIYTLF
- the tescb gene encoding tescalcin b, coding for MGALQSLPGHPEYVDLAEKTGFSFEQIGILHNRFKQLSHNEETLLRENFSKIPDLECNPIRSQIIEAFFDRRNFRQNGEGTVEEIGFEEFLVTMSHFRPPTLNMSEHQREGVRRDKLRFLFNMHDTDNDGTITLEEYRHVVEELLSLSEAMEKDTAKSIADAAMLEVASISMGHMEPDEFYEGITFEHFLKLLNGFEIESRMYVRFLNMDTTTLCK